The following coding sequences lie in one Zingiber officinale cultivar Zhangliang chromosome 2B, Zo_v1.1, whole genome shotgun sequence genomic window:
- the LOC122046733 gene encoding myosin-6-like isoform X3: MKLCEQTYTGNILIAVNPFRRLPHLYDRYMMEQYKGAAFGELSPHPFAVADTAYQLMRNEGISQSILVSGESGAGKTESTKMIMRYLAFMGGRAASGGRTVEQQVLQSNPVLEAFGNAKTVRNNNSSRFGKFVEIQFDERGRISGAAIRTYLLERSRVCQISDPERNYHCFYMLCAAPPEDRKRYKLENPRTFHYLNQSNCYQLDGVDDSKEYEETKKAMDIIGISFDEQDAIFRVVAAILHLGNIEFTDGQETDSSQPKDAKSWFHLQTAAELFMCDEKALEDSLCKRVIITRDENIIKTLDPEAATLSRDALAKVVYSRLFDWLVNKINNSIGQDPKSKCLIGVLDIYGFESFKTNSFEQFCINLTNEKLQQHFNQHVFKMEQEEYTKEEISWSYIEFVDNKDILDLIEKKPGGIIALLDEACMLPRSTHVTFAQKLYQAFKDHKRFSKPKLSRSDFTICHYAGEVTYKTELFLDKNKDYVVAEHQALLSASRCFFVSNLFPPLSEDTSKSSKFSSIGLRFKQQLQSLLETLNATEPHYIRCVKPNNLLKPSIFENHNVLQQLRCGGVMEAIRISCAGYPTRRAFSTFVDRFGILAPEVLDGRSYDDITAAKRLLERADLKGYQIGKTKVFLRAGQMAELDAHRKEVLGRSASTIQRKVRSYLVRRAFIVLKKSAIQIQTTCRGQLAKQIYESMRRQAAAIRIQAFFRMHLGRNVYGELLSSAITIQAGLRGMSAREEFHFRRQTKAAIIIQSHCRQYFASLNYSMTKKAAITTQCAWRGRVARKDLRMLKLAARETGALQAAKNKLEKQVEELTWRLQLEKRMRADLEENKTQENAKLQAALLEVQQQSKEAKSLLAKEREAAKKAAEIVPIIKEVPVVDTTLMDKLRGENEKLKALVSSLEMKIDETEKKFEETSKISEERLKKAMDSEAKIIQLNNSVLRLKEQLSNMESENQILRQQTLLHSPVKHMSEHLSNPTTPSKHNLENGDHHIEEPKEPQSAPPTFKNHENAEAKLSKLYAEKQLESFDALVSCVRRNIGFSQGKPVAALTIYKCLLHWKSFEAERTSIFDRLIQTIGSAIENEESNDHLAYWLSNASNLLFLLQKSLKASGANQRQRPPAPTSLFGRMTQSFRSSASFNNLVVDGLDVVRHVEAKYPALLFKQQLTAYVEKIYGMIRDNVKKNLSSMLSLCIQSLRTRETMLRGSGRSFGKEGQSNYWKAIVESLADLLKMLQENCVPSILIEKMNMQIFSYINVQLFNSLLLRRECCSFSNGEYVKDGLAELELWCVKAKPEYVGSSWDELKHIRQAVGFLVIFQKYRISYDEIVHDLCPVLSVQQLYKICTQYWDDNYNTKTVSPEVLSRMQVLMAEDSNIAESSSFLLNDNSSIPFSVDDMSSTLQAKDFSDVRSAEGLIQNPAFQFLQE; encoded by the exons ATGAAGTTATGTGAACAGACTTACACCGGAAATATTTTGATTGCTGTCAACCCCTTCCGACGTTTGCCTCATctatatgatcgatatatgatgGAACAATATAAAGGGGCAGCTTTTGGCGAATTAAGTCCCCATCCTTTTGCTGTTGCGGATACTGCCTATCa ATTGATGAGAAATGAGGGAATAAGTCAATCAATTTTAGTAAGTGGGGAAAGTGGAGCAGGTAAAACAGAAAGCACAAAGATGATCATGCGTTATCTCGCCTTCATGGGTGGTAGAGCTGCATCAGGAGGGCGAACTGTTGAGCAACAAGTGCTGCAG TCTAATCCTGTTCTTGAAGCCTTTGGAAATGCAAAGACAGtaagaaacaacaactcaag CCGTTTTGGCAAGTTTGTCGAGATTCAATTTGATGAGAGGGGAAGGATTTCCGGAGCTGCCATCAGAACTTACCTTCTTGAAAGATCTCGCGTTTGTCAGATATCTGATCCCGAAAGAAATTATCACTGCTTTTACATGCTCTGTGCAGCCCCACCAGAA GATCGTAAGAGATACAAGCTGGAAAATCCCAGGACCTTTCATTATCTCAACCAATCCAACTGCTATCAGCTTGATGGGGTAGATGATTCCAAGGAGTATGAGGAAACTAAAAAGGCTATGGACATCATTGGCATCAGTTTTGATGAACAG GATGCCATTTTCCGAGTCGTAGCTGCTATTCTCCATTTGGGAAATATTGAATTCACAGATGGACAGGAAACAGATTCTTCTCAACCCAAAGATGCAAAATCATGGTTCCATTTGCAAACTGCTGCTGAGCTATTCAT GTGTGATGAAAAGGCTCTTGAAGATTCTTTATGTAAGCGTGTTATTATTACTCGTGATGAGAACATAATAAAAACCTTGGATCCGGAGGCTGCAACTTTAAGTAGAGATGCCCTTGCAAAAGTTGTATATTCAAGATTGTTTGATTG GCTTGTAAATAAGATCAACAACTCAATTGGTCAAGATCCTAAATCTAAGTGCTTAATCGGAGTGCTGGATATATATGGCTTTGAAAGTTTTAAGACTAACAG ttttgagcagttctgtaTCAACCTGACGAATGAAAAATTACAGCAACACTTCAATCAG CATGTTTTTAAGATGGAACAAGAAGAATATACGAAGGAAGAGATCAGTTGGAGTTATATAGAGTTTGTTGATAACAAGGACATCCTAGATCTTATTGAAAAG AAACCTGGTGGAATAATTGCTCTCCTGGATGAGGCTTG CATGCTGCCCAGATCAACACATGTAACTTTTGCTCAGAAACTCTACCAGGCTTTTAAAGATCATAAGCGCTTTAGCAAGCCAAAATTATCCCGTTCTGACTTTACCATTTGTCATTATGCTGGTGAA GTGACATATAAGACAGAGTTGTTTTTAGACAAGAACAAGGACTATGTTGTTGCTGAGCATCAGGCTCTCTTGAGTGCTTCTAGATGTTTTTTTGTTTCAAATTTATTTCCACCTCTGTCTGAGGACACTTCAAAATCTTCAAAGTTCTCATCAATTGGCTTAAGATTCAAG CAACAACTGCAATCTCTTCTGGAAACTCTTAATGCCACTGAGCCACACTATATTCGCTGTGTTAAACCCAACAATCTTTTGAAACCATCAATATTTGAGAATCATAATGTTCTTCAACAACTCCGCTGCGGG GGAGTGATGGAGGCCATTAGAATAAGCTGTGCCGGATATCCAACAAGGCGTGCATTTTCCACATTTGTTGACCGTTTTGGCATTCTCGCACCAGAAGTTTTAGATGGAAG AAGTTATGATGATATCACTGCGGCAAAGAGATTGCTAGAGAGGGCAGATCTCAAAGGTTACCAG ATTGGAAAGACAAAGGTGTTTCTTCGAGCTGGTCAAATGGCTGAACTTGATGCCCATAGGAAGGAAGTTCTGGGAAGATCTGCTAGCACAATCCAAAGAAAAGTTCGGTCATACCTTGTCCGCAGGGCTTTCATTGTTCTTAAGAAATCAGCCATACAGATTCAAACCACATGCAGAG GACAATTGGCAAAGCAAATTTATGAGAGCATGCGTAGACAAGCTGCTGCAATTCGAATTCAGGCATTTTTCCGCATGCATCTTGGAAGGAATGTGTATGGAGAGTTATTGTCTTCGGCTATTACCATCCAGGCTGGTTTACGGGGGATGTCTGCTCGTGAGGAATTTCATTTTAGGAGGCAGACAAAAGCTGCAATTATTATTCAG AGTCATTGTCGTCAATACTTTGCTTCTTTGAATTATTCAATGACAAAGAAAGCTGCAATCACTACTCAATGTGCTTGGAGAGGAAGGGTTGCAAGAAAAGATCTGCGAATGCTTAAACTG GCGGCTAGAGAAACTGGTGCTCTTCAAGCTGCAAAGAATAAGTTGGAAAAACAAGTTGAGGAACTTACATGGCGTCTGCAGTTGGAAAAACGCATGAGG GCTGACCTTGAGGAAAATAAAACACAAGAGAATGCCAAATTGCAAGCTGCTTTGTTAGAAGTGCAACAACAAAGCAAGGAGGCTAAGTCTTTGCTAGCTAAGGAGCGTGAGGCTGCCAAAAAGGCTGCTGAGATAGTTCCTATTATTAAAGAGGTTCCTGTTGTTGATACAACGCTAATGGATAAGCTTAGAGGTGAAAATGAGAAGCTCAAG GCTTTGGTGAGCTCACTGGAAATGAAAATTGATGAAACTGAGAAGAAGTTTGAAGAAACAAGTAAAATTAGTGAAGAAAGGTTGAAGAAGGCCATGGATTCTGAGGCTAAGATAATTCAGTTGAATAATTCAGTATTGAG GCTTAAAGAGCAACTGTCTAACATGGAATCTGAGAATCAGATTCTGCGACAGCAGACCTTATTGCATTCCCCTGTTAAACACATGTCAGAGCATTTATCAAATCCAACTACTCCTTCCAAACAT AATTTGGAGAATGGTGATCATCATATTGAAGAGCCAAAG GAACCTCAGAGTGCCCCACCAACATTTAAGAACCATGAGAATGCTGAAGCTAAGTTGAGCAAATTGTATGCTGAGAAACAACTT GAGAGTTTTGATGCCCTAGTCAGTTGTGTCAGAAGAAATATTGGATTTAGCCAGGGAAAACCAGTTGCTGCATTAACCATATACAAATGCCTTCTTCACTGGAAATCCTTTGAAGCTGAGAGGACTAGTATTTTTGATCGTCTCATCCAGACAATTGGCTCTGCAATTGAA AATGAAGAGAGTAATGATCATCTTGCTTATTGGCTTTCAAATGCTTCTAATTTGTTGTTTTTGCTGCAAAAAAGTCTAAAGGCCTCGGGAGCTAATCAACGTCAAAGACCACCTGCTCCAACATCTTTGTTTGGGAGAATGACCCAA TCATTTCGTTCTTCGGCATCTTTCAATAACCTTGTCGTGGACGGCCTGGATGTTGTGCGCCATGTTGAAGCAAAATATCCTGCCTTGCTTTTCAAGCAGCAGCTAACAGCTTACGTGGAGAAGATTTATGGAATGATACGGGATAATGTGAAAAAGAATTTGTCTTCTATGCTTTCACTATGTATACAG TCCCTAAGAACAAGGGAAACAATGTTGCGAGGCTCTGGGCGTTCATTTGGAAAAGAAGGACAAAGTAACTACTGGAAGGCCATTGTTGAGAGTTTAGCTGACCTTCTTAAGATGCTGCAAGAAAACTGT GTGCCTTCTATTCTGATTGAAAAAATGAACATGCAGATTTTTTCATACATAAATGTACAATTATTTAACAG TTTGCTGCTTCGTCGTGAGTGTTGCTCCTTCAGCAATGGGGAGTATGTAAAAGATGGTTTGGCCGAGCTGGAGTTGTGGTGTGTGAAAGCAAAACCAGAG TATGTTGGATCATCCTGGGATGAACTTAAACACATCAGACAAGCTGTTGGTTTCTTg GTTATATTCCAGAAGTATAGAATTTCATACGACGAGATAGTCCATGACCTATGCCCG GTTCTCAGCGTGCAGCAACTTTATAAAATATGCACACAATACTGGGATGACAACTACAACACAAAGACTGTTTCTCCAGAG GTTCTTTCAAGAATGCAAGTACTGATGGCAGAGGATTCTAACATCGCCGAAAGCAGTTCCTTCCTGTTAAATGATAACTccag CATTCCTTTCTCAGTTGATGATATGTCTAGTACTCTACAAGCAAAGGATTTCTCAGACGTCAGATCAGCAGAGGGACTCATTCAGAACCCAGCCTTCCAATTTTTACAGGAATGA